TACGCAGTACAAATAATCCCAAGCCTCGCTAATTTCATTACCGAGGTAATTTGCAAGACAAAGATCAACTAGACCTACGTTATTGTATTAAGAAGACCTCAGCGCTCTGCTTAGAAATTGACTTTGTCCATGACTACCTCGGTATGGAAATCTCAGCTATATATAGTATTAGGATAATATTTGGCTGTTTATTTTCAAGTATTGCCctattcaaacatatttttaggcGCACAGAAAAGTGAACTCTCTGtacctgatggttagtgaagAAACATAAGTATTTACGTGTTAAAATATCGTTATCATAATGGTTacatttaagtacatttttgtaTGGCAATTTTAGCAGCGTCCCTTAAgtgtatttggaatttaaatgcGGCAGCGTTTACATAGCGCGCGTGTAAACTGTGTCAAAATGTATGGTAAACAGTACGTGTCTTTTTTACGTCTAacgaatactaaataaaataaaatactaaaagtcTGCTTACGTACGTATACTGAACGgctatagttaaatattttcctttatatgtgttATTGCGatgatattacaaaaacaatgcACATCATatgaagttaataaattatttattttgccacCGAGCAGTgtgcagttttttattttgaattgaagGTCAGCCAGTATTACTAATGATTTTGAGACCTAAAATACAAGTCAATTATCCAGTCACGAATTACTATATAATTCAAGTTCGTAACACCAAATCAGGAAAATGTTTTGTTcggttttcaataaaaaattacgcgTACCCGAGCATGGGCAACAAAATTCTAAGTAGAATGAGattatgctattttattttgctaatgCCCTAACTTTTATAGTTGGTAGTTATGAAAAGGAAAGCGAGGGGGAATTgactgcaaatattttattagtaagaaaaGTCAAAACATAATTAAGCCCTGTAATTGGCACTGCCTATGAAAAAGTTAAACTAGGCAGAGCCTTAAATCTGAAGAAAAAACTTACTACTCAACAATAGCAGAAATAAAACGCACGTTTgagttttacatttatattacgaTAGGATAACataattgaatgaaatttgaaGTTATTTACTATCCACTTAGTATTTAGAGTACTAATCTACTGTTaccaataacattaaataaggTTCTAGGAATGTATTATATGCCTGCCTCGAATTtctaattcataaatattattgtttctgtTTTTAACATTCTCGTCGGGATGTCGCCGTGTTTTTGGATTTAACTGGCGTTATTCATTAAAAACCTGCACAACAGGACGTGAACCTTCTATTAACCACGCAGTACCACTATCAGCAGTCTCAAAAATGGTCACACCAGCTTTACCAACAACATCTACCTTCTGCCAAGCCTGGTCTTTCAAAAATTTCCCAAATTCATCGTTTAGTTTATCATCCCACGTTGCAGGTGCAGCTGTAAGTTTAGTCTCTGTAAATCCTGGACATATAGCAATGACTCTCACTCCAGATCTGTTGTAATTATAAAGATGTCCTAATGATTTAGTGAAGCCCATCACAGCGAATTTAGAAGCTTGGTATACCGGTAGGAACTGGTCGATTCTGTAACCATAAATGGAAGCTAGATTAATGATAGTGCCGCCTTTACCGTTTTTATCCTTTCTCATGTGTTCCCAGAACTTCAAAGACCATTCTATTAGTGCTGTGACGTTGATTCCAATAGTTTGTTTGAGTTTTCCATCGTTGAGGATTCCAGCATTGTTCACAAGGACGTCGACGTATTGAAAAGTGTTGAATATCTTCTTGGAAACAGCTTCTAAGTCAGTGGTAACGTCGCATTTCATGAAGCTGACTTTGTTTCCGTGTTTCGACGTTAAGGCACTAACTGCTTCGTTGCCTTTCTTCTCGTTCACGTCAAGTAGGATGATATGCTTAGCTTCCTTCTGTAGGTAGTTGTCGGCTAAGTGAAAGCCAATACCTTCAGCGCCTCCGGTTATAACCACGACTTTGTTTTTTAGATTTCCTGCCATGTCCGTATCTAGCTCACAACTAACTCGTATACGATGTGACTAAGGTTAATAAATGTTATCATAGTACTGCATGATGCAATATAACAACAGGTTATCGCACTGTGTGCACAATAAAACCATTAATTGAGAATTATgccatataatgtattttattaacatcgtaattattttagtaatctgTTTGCATAAAATATccttaaatagattttaatgacgaaaatatcatttgttttcgtttttttatgaaaatatgtaGATTGGTGCTTTTGACACGGACAGCAACAAAAGACACGGATacgaaataaagttttttaacatttaGCAACTTATTCAATTCGCTCTAAGGTCATTGATTTTagcgtttattatttttaaagaagaaTGTCATGAGTTCTTGTGTTTACGCCAAtgctagacattaaaattaaactattttttagatatttcaCTGTGCGGATGAacaaacacctcagtccccccgtgaccatgaaggctgcaaagtcgtcgaaacgtcgggagaaaactaaaataattaaaaccgtaataaaatccgaaaaatagtttaattttgaagaagaaatctattattttttaatctaaacattttttttttccattgttTGACGAGACGAATTTGCcttttgcctgatggtaagcgatacgaccgcccataaataatagaaacaccatccaacaccttgaattacatagtattgtttagtattccactgcgctcgccatactgagacatgagatgttaagtcttaattattatgttcagtGGTTACATttactacaatgttcttcagactgaaacacaacagtgactacaaactgctacttggcggcagaaatagacattctggtagtacttacccaggcggactctcgcatataAGGGACCTACCACCACTGAACGTCCATAAACATCccacaattatattaataattctcaAGTTAAAGAATAAATCTTACTTTAAGGAAAATCTATCCGGTAGAAAAAGGAACACTAATAGCAGATATACACAATACTAGTGTGTGGATTCTTTTTTTCGCTACCTGGTCTTATCCCCCTGGAATATGGGTCGGCATAATTTGACACGCATGTCGCAAAATCAGTTTGGCTTGGTTTCTTGGACTTGTTGGCGATCTGACTGAGGTTCCAGTTCTGAGCAAATCGTGTTTGGTTAATTTTTGATTTGCTACAGACAGTACAGGCACTGTATTGTTTTTTTGGTCAAGTGTATAAACagatttggaaaataaaaaacctgtttTGAGCGGCCATTTTTTGCTTCTTTGTTTTAAAGTGAACTGTtatcattacaataaattacactcaataattacaataaaaacaatttaccttAAGTTAttctgtttcatattttatcatgttATATCTTGGTTTTAAaccataaatgtaatataaaaaaacctaagtttcgaacaaaataattattattgaaaagtattttgattttacgTGCCCTACTACAACTCCACGAAGAGAAATTTTCGGATGAGCAACATCATATTATtggtcagaaatacactcacacaccatattcgcacaaaactacaaaatgctCAAACGatgagaaaactaaaaccgggtttattggcgaaaatatttattattcatagatGATTTTTGACAAATATTAGCAGgggtaaagacgaatatgtgaCTTCATCCACTATCGCTATGTAAAAATAACCTTGTATACATTTACATAACTTATCATCAGTCAAATTCAAattcgaataatttatttgctgaaTACAGTACATGTATATTTATAGGTGTTATGAAATGAAAAGTCTCGCCATATTCTAGCCTAACTGGGTgtggaaattattatttttttctagccgaaaacaattatttaatataaggaCAGAAGTATTACATAACATGAGTTATTATataatcacattatatttattatattaaattattatgatttgaaGAAATCATCAATTGAGTAATAGCATTTATTAATAAGGAAATTCTTAAGTTTAGTTAGTTCATCAATTGTAATCATTATATCGTGCTAGGTTAAAAAGCTAAGCTCGAACAACAATGCCTTTTTTTGCTGTTTTTTCCCTCGGTTACTGCCTCGGtcgcgtagttgtactgcatgggcgatacggcagcgctctaaggtcctgggttcaaatcccaggtcaAGCAAAGTGAAATTTGGGTTTTCCTGTTCAATAtaagctcggagtctggaatttgagcccgatatagcgataggctcgccccctatctcatcatgggaaacacacttggcgaaaagtgggtgcactactTGCGCcgctgcataccccttcggggataagtgcatgatgtgtgtgtgtgtgtgtgtatgttgtATTTCCCGTTGTTTTTACACaaacgtttattttaattaatcacgTAACACAACTagatttgttaaattaattattctttataagaCACGGATTTGCTTGGCGTGATTATAATCTGTAGAGAGGGCTGAAGTAAGTCCTCTTGCCGACTTAATATCTTATGTACGTTTAGATAGACAGTAGTTTGTAAATATACTAGTTaactgttaataataatctttgcAGTGTTTTATGTTATCCAAATGCAGATTGATAACTATATTTATTCATGAATAAATAACCTGTATACGAATTAAAAGAGTAGTTAAGGTGCCGCAACAAAAGTGAAGATGTTCCAAGTTCCGATAGTCGCACGGTTGGCGATGCTGCGTTGGTGTCAcgcattttattataactaaacaCAGCGTCACACCTACCTTACGGCGCGATaccatataaaaatctatacaataTAGACTTCGTGCCGTTTCGTGGTAAAGCAACACACGGCCGCTCTACTTTGCAGCGTCATATTAAGAAGGCGTGGCATCTAGTCGTGTATAAAACGGTTGATAGGGACTAACGTTGCGAAGCTCTAACTCCGCATTGCACCTGCTCCGACTCCGCACGCATTCTACTGTCAAACGACGTTGATACGGGATTATAGGTTTGCctgttatttgtatattatagttTACGTCTTGAGATCTCTTCAAGCCTGAATTATTGGATTATAAATCGCCCAGAAATAggcgattttaataaatatttagagtttTGAACTTAAGTTCCTCTACTAGTGCTATGTGCCTAGTAATAACTAGTAGCAATGTAACTTATtgataaaaagcggcgatagtttagttgggtgtggaacgaactgccgagacgaatgtccacatgttcaaatcccaagccctctgatttttctaaaattatgtgtaaattCTTTATACACTATCGCTTgcttggtgaaggaaaacaccgtgaggaaaatATCTAAATGtgattatttatatctttataattgAGACGTTAAGAAACTGTACCTTGAAAATATGCAATTGTTTATTAACAATGGACACATTTATTTCACATTAATCTGCCTCGATGGCTTTGTATTATGGTACAAATATAGTGCTAAGGTCTTGAGTTAGATCCTCGGGAGCAggaatattggatttttctattcGGTATCAGCCtaaagtttggaatttgtgcccgatatgacagCTCACCTCCTATTATTATCAGTTTGGAGTttggaaattgtgcccgatatgatagCTCACCTTCTGttacatcatggggcggaatacaTTCGGCGGAAATGTAAAAGCGTTAATAGCGCCTTTGCTTTGCTACTAGGGataaggcgtgatgtgtgtataattttaaatgatatactAGATTCGATACTACTacattgagatacaacaatattagccaatcacaacagccctatggctacgtactgcgaaggctaccatgccgtcatcactgagaaacagacttgttatcacagccttattccgtccttagataaacaaacgtctatgaataagggggttagtatataagtcatgtaatatatagtattaattatattaagtgcAGTCAAATATAGAGTCTACAACCAACAACACGCCGCAACATATATCCATCCTTCCATTACACTAAACCTTAAAGGTGGTTTGATCATCATCAGTCCGTCAGTCTACTGCTGGATATAGACCTCTCTTAAGGTACGCCACAGTGctcggtctgctgctttatacaTCCAACCGTTAATAGGTGTTTTAATCTACTTTAGTAGTTTGTTAATTTTAccagtaaaaatagttttatggtGAACTGAATAGTTATCGTGGAAATAGCTGGAGGAACTCGCCAAGGCTGACAACCTCAATAACTTTCGATTTGACCTTGTACTTTTAATTACGGAATATCTTATTCAACTTCattcgtagtttttttttttaaatatttactgtttttagTATTAAGTTACTCAgtgtgcaattttatttatggtgTTCATCCTTTTCTTAAGATGAAATTCCATCATTTCCAATCCAATTTTGTATTGTAACAGATTTCAGAGACGAATATTACAATGAGTCAAAAAATGtatgcatattaatatttgagCTGTGCTGTTTTACCAtcttatcttatattatttgttatcgtAAAATtgctttacttttataaatgtaagagtttatgaaaattattttgagtaAGTAAACACGATAACAGCTGAACAGAtaggatgaaatttggcgtACACGTATCTCTTGTTAATAAGGTCCTGATAGTttaatttcatagaaattaGTTGGTATCTTTTCCgagtatttgattttatattgacCGTGATTTCAATTCTAAAACAGTTATATTAACTAcaattgtatgtaaattaattgtCTTTATAAGATTACTTAAAATAGCACGTAGGTAGCCATGAAAACAGCTATGGCTGCTTGCTGCGGCTCCTGATCTAAAACTGACAGCAAACTAGTATTTCATACTGGCGTTCATATTCATCACGGCggtataaataatagtatattccaaaaaaataaaaaaatacaaaagtactacaaatttattttataaaacaattgtcTCTggcttttcaatattttccaCAGTTATTTTCGCACAGTCCGGCGCTTCGCATATGGGTTGTCCTCCATTGATAACCCAGGCTGTACCACTAGGAGCCTTCTCAAAGACCTCTACAGCTGCTTTCGCAACATCTTCTGATTGTTGCCAGGGGAAAACACTTCTCAGCTTATTATAATCATCGAGATGCTCGTCCCAAACTAATTGCTGTGTGGTGAGTGTCGTGTGAGTAAACCCTGGGCACATAGCGACCACTCGAACACCTGACCTCTTATAATTATACTCGTGCCCCAAACTTTTAGTGAATGCTAGGACAGCAAATTTAGAAGTACCATAATAGATCAAGAAGGGGCTAACCAGGAATCCTGCAAGCGACCCCATATTTATGATCGTGCCTCCATTACCTCCTTTGTCTTTGTGCATGTGCTCCCAAAATTTCACTCCCCACTCCATAACGGCTGCCACGTTGATAGAAATAGTCCTAGTGGCTGAGTTTTCGTCAGAAACACCTGCGTTGTTCACCAGCACGTCTATATTCTTGTACGTatcaataatttgtttaaacacAACATCCAGATCTTTCGTCACGTCACATTTGATGAACACAGCTTTTTTACCGTATTTAGCATTGAGTGTATTTGCGGCTTCTTCTCCTTTTGCTTGGTTAATGTCTAGAAGTATCATATTTTTCGCACCATTTTGTAAGTATTTGTCTGCGATATTATAGCCGAGGCCTTCAGCTCCTCCCGTGACCACGACGTTCAGGTCTTGCAGCTTTCCCGTTACTGATATGTTATGAATTAAcaggtaaaatagtttttaataaatgacagATTATACTCAAGTAACGACGAGACAACGCGTATGGCTCCAACGAACACTGTTTACTAATTGATTCGGTATCTTTGCGCGTGGCTGTTGGTGGACTAGATTTATGGAATTATGCAGATGTTGGGGTtccttaatacaataatattaaaatattattgttgtagTTATACTTTAGTATTAATGTTAATCTGGTGTGGGTAGGAGATAATAAATCAGTTGTTGTCTGGCACTCGAGTCGTATCATTCAATCACAACAATTATCATGAACGTATTGTTTTTATCACGGTTGATATTTGCCGGTTTTTATACATGAGGATATTTTTCTCTCAGAAAATATTTAAGGATATCCAATagtaccttaaaattatgtggatattttgttgtatctgaattggctgtatgacaatgtaaatataatctaattgggtgtaactcctgtaaataaatacacgtctgcattgaaatataaatatacccacCATACTTAAATTTGATCCCCAAAGAGTAGACAGAGTTGTATTAACAATTAACAGctgattagattttttttaaataataataataataataatatcagccctgtattatatacttgcccactgctgagcacgggcctcctctactactgagagggattaggccttagtccaccacgctggcctagtgcggattggtagacttcacacaccttcgaaattcctatagagaactttttagatgtgcaggtttccgcacgatgttttccttcaccgttaaagcgaacgataaattcacaaagaatacacacatgattttttagaaaagtcagaggtgtgtgcccttgggatttgaacctgcggacattcgtctcggcagtccgttccacacccaactaggctatcgccgcttttttttttatctaatatatatttatttaacaatcagTTATTTGTTATCCATTACAATAATCACAGATAACATATAcctattagtccattgaaatgttacattttttaggccttaccttgcgttttttagaggacgcaattttatttttttgaagtgtaggggg
This genomic window from Manduca sexta isolate Smith_Timp_Sample1 chromosome 12, JHU_Msex_v1.0, whole genome shotgun sequence contains:
- the LOC115451214 gene encoding alcohol dehydrogenase 1 → MAGNLKNKVVVITGGAEGIGFHLADNYLQKEAKHIILLDVNEKKGNEAVSALTSKHGNKVSFMKCDVTTDLEAVSKKIFNTFQYVDVLVNNAGILNDGKLKQTIGINVTALIEWSLKFWEHMRKDKNGKGGTIINLASIYGYRIDQFLPVYQASKFAVMGFTKSLGHLYNYNRSGVRVIAICPGFTETKLTAAPATWDDKLNDEFGKFLKDQAWQKVDVVGKAGVTIFETADSGTAWLIEGSRPVVQVFNE
- the LOC115451223 gene encoding 15-hydroxyprostaglandin dehydrogenase [NAD(+)], with amino-acid sequence MILLDINQAKGEEAANTLNAKYGKKAVFIKCDVTKDLDVVFKQIIDTYKNIDVLVNNAGVSDENSATRTISINVAAVMEWGVKFWEHMHKDKGGNGGTIINMGSLAGFLVSPFLIYYGTSKFAVLAFTKSLGHEYNYKRSGVRVVAMCPGFTHTTLTTQQLVWDEHLDDYNKLRSVFPWQQSEDVAKAAVEVFEKAPSGTAWVINGGQPICEAPDCAKITVENIEKPETIVL